The following are encoded together in the Planctobacterium marinum genome:
- a CDS encoding sensor domain-containing diguanylate cyclase — protein sequence MNKLDAAFKAFVESAPVLCLAADRDFITIYVNPFYEHVHNVTLEQAVGKHIKDIIGEEGFQDNLEYYNQALEGNIVVRDGSFNKLDGSIHHYKATYAPIYDGKQVVGITGVVLDTTSEVEMVKTNKQLEKTKSELKTLVALDPLTNLYNRRYFSGISKTTFNTSKRNKSELSFVILDIDHFKQVNDTYGHDVGDQVLIKLSKLLSTSLRKSDVLCRYGGEEFLIMLPDTNVERACLISDKIRQRINELSIKPTEKQKFNFTVSFGVSSINCEQDNSVESVICRADKALYKAKEGGRNRVEFIV from the coding sequence CAGCCCCTGTCCTTTGTTTGGCTGCTGACAGAGACTTTATTACGATTTACGTCAACCCTTTTTATGAGCACGTACACAATGTAACCCTTGAGCAGGCAGTCGGGAAACATATCAAAGACATTATTGGAGAAGAGGGGTTCCAGGATAATTTAGAATATTACAACCAGGCATTGGAGGGTAATATCGTTGTCCGAGATGGCAGTTTTAATAAATTAGATGGTTCTATACATCATTATAAAGCAACTTACGCACCTATTTATGATGGTAAACAAGTGGTTGGTATCACAGGAGTCGTATTGGATACCACCTCTGAAGTGGAAATGGTTAAAACCAACAAACAACTGGAAAAGACCAAATCAGAACTTAAAACCTTAGTTGCATTGGATCCTCTTACAAACCTATACAACAGAAGGTATTTCTCCGGAATATCAAAGACCACCTTCAACACATCAAAAAGAAACAAAAGTGAGTTGTCTTTTGTGATTTTAGATATTGACCATTTTAAACAAGTTAATGATACATATGGGCATGATGTCGGTGATCAGGTATTGATAAAACTGTCAAAATTGCTAAGCACCAGCTTGAGAAAAAGTGATGTTTTATGCCGTTATGGCGGGGAAGAATTCCTGATAATGTTGCCGGATACAAACGTTGAAAGAGCATGCCTCATTTCTGACAAAATCAGGCAACGTATCAATGAGTTATCTATAAAACCCACTGAAAAGCAGAAATTTAATTTCACAGTAAGTTTTGGGGTCTCTTCGATTAATTGTGAGCAAGATAATAGTGTAGAAAGTGTTATCTGCAGAGCAGATAAAGCGTTATATAAAGCCAAAGAGGGCGGCAGGAACAGGGTTGAATTTATAGTATAA
- a CDS encoding cupin: protein MEVIRSKEFTANRAWGAKDIAKMNGITTRLHWTDQPYKWHVNAGEEVFVVMDGIVEMLYKENNEVKSAILNSGDIFFASVGTEHVAHPKGEARILVVEREGSV from the coding sequence ATGGAAGTCATTAGAAGCAAAGAATTCACGGCAAATAGAGCGTGGGGTGCGAAGGACATCGCCAAAATGAACGGCATTACCACTCGTTTACATTGGACTGATCAACCCTACAAATGGCACGTAAATGCCGGTGAAGAAGTTTTTGTTGTTATGGATGGCATCGTGGAAATGCTATACAAAGAAAATAATGAAGTTAAGTCTGCAATCCTGAATTCAGGCGATATCTTTTTTGCCTCCGTTGGTACTGAGCATGTTGCTCATCCTAAGGGCGAAGCCAGAATTCTGGTGGTTGAACGTGAAGGCAGCGTGTAA